From Paenibacillus polymyxa, the proteins below share one genomic window:
- a CDS encoding cell division protein FtsQ/DivIB has product MPNAQIPVLKKNRTKKRTSRKIAILLILLFIVLLAVLFFRSSLSQVSEIRFDGNVFSTREQLLNRSGLAVGDQYFGVSSSDVSEKLREIQSIQQVTVDKQFPGIITIHIKEFATVAYELQSDGSLRAILANGTSVGVGSSGIAVEKPILTKWKSDDPYKAKLCDALSRIPGEWTADISEIIPAPIPSFPDRIKMYTRSQFEVITTVSLLNSKISYLNQVLETEEPGVITMLEADSYVPFKPDTSEEGQEKDTTQ; this is encoded by the coding sequence ATGCCAAATGCTCAAATACCTGTTCTTAAAAAGAACAGAACGAAAAAAAGAACAAGCCGGAAGATTGCTATTCTTCTCATTTTGTTGTTTATTGTACTGCTCGCTGTTCTCTTTTTCCGTTCTTCGTTGAGTCAGGTTTCTGAAATTCGTTTTGATGGTAATGTATTTTCGACCCGGGAGCAACTTCTCAATCGAAGTGGTCTCGCTGTCGGAGATCAATATTTCGGAGTCAGTTCATCCGACGTCTCTGAGAAGCTGCGGGAAATTCAGTCGATTCAGCAAGTCACAGTGGACAAGCAGTTTCCGGGCATCATTACGATTCACATTAAGGAGTTTGCTACAGTAGCTTACGAGTTGCAAAGTGACGGTAGCCTGCGTGCTATTCTAGCAAATGGGACAAGCGTGGGCGTAGGAAGCAGTGGGATAGCGGTTGAAAAGCCTATTTTGACTAAATGGAAATCAGATGATCCCTACAAAGCGAAGCTGTGTGATGCTTTATCACGCATTCCGGGAGAATGGACAGCTGATATTTCGGAAATCATTCCGGCGCCGATTCCTTCTTTTCCAGACCGTATAAAAATGTACACGCGTTCCCAGTTTGAGGTTATTACAACTGTTTCACTGTTGAACTCTAAAATCAGCTATCTGAACCAAGTGCTAGAAACAGAAGAGCCTGGTGTGATCACAATGCTGGAGGCGGATTCCTACGTTCCATTTAAACCCGATACGAGCGAAGAGGGCCAAGAAAAAGATACTACTCAGTGA
- the ftsA gene encoding cell division protein FtsA: MSNNDIIVSLDIGTSKVRAIIGEMNNGTFNIIGVGSADSEGIRKGAIVDIDQTVQSIRNAVDHAERMVGIQITEVYVGISGNHIGLQNSHGVVAVSNEDREIGEEDIERVLKAAEVIAVPPEREIIDVVAKQYVVDGLEGIQDPRGMIGVRLEVEATIVTGGKTPIHNLLRCVEKAGLRIKDLVLLPLGAGQLSLSKDEKVMGSVLVDIGAGSTNVAIFQEGTIVATSTLPIGGEFVTNDIAYGLRTLTDQAEKVKLKYGCAWYDDAAADVVFKVTRIGSNVDKEFNQQDLAAIIEPRVQEIFQLIQAEVKRLGYTELPGGYILTGGTVSMPGVLQVAQSELAASVRIAVPDFIGVRDPGYTSGVGILHNAIRYYRGRSTSVSNSGGSTKKPTNRTKSSSPVAEGEQKQGLIERLKNMFSEFI; the protein is encoded by the coding sequence TTGAGCAACAATGACATCATTGTTAGTTTGGACATCGGTACATCCAAAGTTCGGGCTATTATTGGGGAAATGAATAATGGAACCTTTAATATTATTGGAGTTGGATCTGCCGACTCGGAAGGGATTCGCAAAGGTGCAATTGTAGACATTGATCAAACCGTGCAATCAATCCGTAACGCCGTGGATCACGCAGAACGCATGGTTGGTATTCAAATAACAGAAGTGTATGTGGGGATCTCAGGCAACCATATTGGTCTGCAAAATAGTCATGGCGTAGTAGCCGTGTCCAACGAGGACCGTGAAATCGGTGAGGAGGACATTGAACGTGTACTGAAGGCAGCAGAAGTAATTGCCGTACCACCGGAGAGAGAAATCATTGACGTGGTAGCCAAGCAGTATGTCGTGGATGGCCTTGAAGGAATTCAGGACCCTCGTGGTATGATCGGTGTTCGTCTCGAAGTAGAGGCTACGATTGTTACTGGAGGCAAAACCCCAATACATAATCTGTTGCGCTGCGTTGAGAAAGCTGGCCTGAGGATTAAAGATCTCGTCTTGTTGCCTCTCGGAGCTGGACAGTTGTCTCTTTCGAAGGATGAAAAGGTGATGGGTTCCGTGCTGGTGGATATTGGTGCAGGTTCTACGAATGTGGCCATTTTCCAGGAAGGAACGATTGTTGCCACATCAACACTCCCAATCGGCGGAGAATTTGTAACCAATGATATTGCCTACGGACTGAGAACCCTTACCGATCAAGCCGAAAAAGTTAAACTCAAATACGGCTGCGCTTGGTATGATGATGCAGCAGCCGATGTCGTCTTTAAAGTGACCCGTATCGGCAGTAATGTAGATAAGGAGTTCAACCAACAGGATTTGGCTGCTATTATTGAGCCGAGAGTACAGGAAATTTTTCAACTCATTCAGGCGGAAGTTAAGCGCTTGGGTTACACAGAGCTTCCGGGGGGTTATATACTTACCGGAGGCACCGTCTCCATGCCTGGTGTACTTCAGGTGGCACAAAGCGAACTGGCCGCTTCCGTAAGGATCGCTGTACCTGATTTTATCGGTGTAAGGGATCCGGGATACACGAGCGGAGTTGGTATCTTGCATAATGCTATTCGTTACTATCGCGGGAGATCGACTAGTGTTAGCAACAGTGGCGGTAGTACCAAGAAGCCGACTAACCGAACCAAGAGCAGCAGTCCCGTTGCGGAAGGCGAGCAGAAGCAGGGGTTGATTGAACGCTTAAAAAATATGTTCAGTGAATTTATATAA
- the ftsZ gene encoding cell division protein FtsZ: protein MLEFDFEMESLAQIKVIGVGGGGSNAVNRMIENGVQGVEFITVNTDAQALHLAKSEHKLQIGDKLTRGLGAGANPDVGKKAAEESRELIMNTLKGADMVFVTAGMGGGTGTGAAPVIAEIAKECGALTVGVVTRPFTFEGRKRSNQAELGIEGLKEKVDTLIVIPNDRLLEIVDKKTPMLEAFREADNVLRQAVQGISDLIAVPGLINLDFADVKTIMTERGSALMGIGEATGENRAAEAARKAIMSPLLETSIEGARGVIMNITGGTNLSLYEVNEAAEIVTSASDPEVNMIFGAIIDEDLKEEIKVTVIATGFEGKPSQPAPGRRPAANPAASEATEKSSPNLRPFGNSQSSDQLDIPTFLRNRSRNNNNDN, encoded by the coding sequence ATGTTGGAATTTGATTTTGAAATGGAGAGCTTGGCTCAAATTAAAGTGATCGGCGTCGGAGGCGGCGGCAGCAATGCAGTTAACCGAATGATCGAAAATGGAGTTCAGGGTGTAGAGTTTATTACTGTCAATACAGATGCCCAGGCGCTTCACTTGGCGAAGTCTGAGCATAAGCTTCAAATTGGCGATAAACTGACTCGTGGTTTGGGTGCCGGGGCTAACCCTGACGTGGGTAAAAAAGCGGCTGAAGAGTCGCGTGAGCTCATTATGAATACGCTCAAAGGCGCGGATATGGTATTCGTAACTGCGGGAATGGGTGGCGGTACAGGAACCGGAGCGGCCCCTGTCATTGCTGAAATTGCTAAGGAGTGCGGTGCGCTGACTGTAGGCGTGGTAACCCGACCATTCACATTTGAAGGGCGTAAACGCTCCAATCAAGCTGAACTTGGCATTGAGGGATTGAAAGAAAAAGTAGATACCTTGATTGTAATCCCGAATGATCGCTTGCTTGAGATTGTGGATAAGAAAACCCCAATGCTGGAAGCATTCCGTGAAGCAGATAATGTTCTACGTCAGGCCGTACAAGGTATTTCGGATTTGATCGCTGTACCGGGTCTGATCAATCTTGACTTCGCTGACGTAAAAACGATCATGACGGAGCGTGGTTCCGCGTTGATGGGGATTGGCGAAGCGACGGGTGAAAATCGTGCGGCTGAAGCAGCGCGCAAGGCTATCATGAGTCCGTTGCTAGAGACATCCATAGAAGGTGCGCGTGGTGTCATTATGAACATCACTGGCGGCACCAATTTGTCTCTATACGAAGTCAATGAGGCGGCTGAAATTGTAACATCAGCTTCCGATCCGGAAGTGAACATGATTTTCGGTGCTATCATTGATGAAGACTTGAAAGAAGAGATTAAGGTTACCGTGATCGCCACTGGTTTTGAAGGTAAGCCGAGCCAACCAGCACCTGGACGTAGACCAGCAGCTAACCCAGCGGCTTCCGAAGCAACGGAAAAGTCCTCTCCTAACTTGCGTCCATTCGGTAACTCTCAAAGCAGTGACCAATTGGATATTCCGACATTCTTACGTAACCGTTCACGCAATAATAATAACGATAACTAG
- the spoIIGA gene encoding sigma-E processing peptidase SpoIIGA, with product MVVYIDLIFLANLFIDAVLLMATAWMRKIRPVWWRLMTSAGIGAMYVVMMFVPELSFLFTFLIKLALSVIMLLVAFGFGSMQKYLRTMGAFYMINFVAAGGILGMHYFLQNTGELFNGIWYTASGGMSFELKIAFWFILCAFGGVMLFFRIVQSSKQRTERMSGFLGQVQVWIGQDHIECTGLLDTGNQLHDPLTRTPVMVMEAVLWESYLPASWLQKCSEGNADQLVMDLGEEPFNWQDRVRLVPYRGINKSHSFMLALKPDRVEVVMNGIHFVHHRVLIGLDGGKLSAEGKYRAIIHPDVTAHEEGGADSSLKREAYASDHFTESG from the coding sequence TTGGTTGTTTATATCGATTTAATTTTCTTGGCCAATTTGTTCATTGATGCTGTGTTGCTAATGGCCACCGCCTGGATGAGAAAGATTCGTCCAGTGTGGTGGCGATTGATGACTTCAGCTGGAATTGGCGCAATGTACGTAGTCATGATGTTTGTGCCGGAACTGTCATTTTTATTTACGTTTCTAATCAAGCTGGCCTTATCGGTCATCATGCTGCTGGTGGCATTTGGTTTTGGAAGCATGCAAAAGTATCTTCGTACAATGGGTGCCTTTTACATGATCAATTTTGTAGCAGCAGGTGGCATTTTGGGGATGCATTATTTTCTCCAAAATACGGGGGAATTGTTTAATGGCATCTGGTATACCGCATCAGGTGGAATGTCTTTTGAATTGAAAATCGCATTCTGGTTTATTTTATGCGCATTTGGCGGAGTGATGCTTTTCTTTCGTATTGTGCAGTCCTCGAAGCAGCGCACAGAAAGGATGAGTGGCTTTTTGGGGCAAGTACAGGTGTGGATCGGGCAGGATCATATTGAGTGTACAGGCTTGTTGGATACAGGTAACCAACTGCATGATCCTTTGACCCGAACCCCAGTAATGGTGATGGAGGCGGTTTTGTGGGAATCGTATTTACCCGCTTCCTGGCTCCAAAAATGTTCTGAGGGTAATGCTGATCAACTAGTGATGGATCTGGGGGAGGAACCGTTCAACTGGCAGGATCGTGTTCGTCTCGTTCCCTATCGTGGAATTAACAAAAGTCATTCCTTTATGCTCGCACTCAAACCAGATCGAGTAGAGGTGGTGATGAATGGGATTCATTTTGTACATCATCGAGTGCTGATTGGCTTGGACGGGGGAAAGTTGTCGGCAGAGGGCAAATACCGTGCCATCATCCATCCAGATGTGACGGCACACGAAGAGGGGGGTGCTGATTCAAGCTTGAAACGAGAAGCATATGCTAGTGATCATTTTACAGAATCAGGATAA
- the sigE gene encoding RNA polymerase sporulation sigma factor SigE yields MREQMNLKMKFRLAWQLQYYRILFLFGLKSEEIYYIGGSEALPPPLTRDEEEYLLGKLSSGDAAVRSMLIERNLRLVVYIARKFENTGINIEDLVSIGAIGLIKAVNTFDPEKKIKLATYASRCIENEILMYLRRNSKTRTEVSFDEPLNIDWDGNELLLSDVMGTENDTIYRNIEEQVDRKLLHKALDKLTDRERLIMELRFGLQDGEEKTQKDVADLLGISQSYISRLEKRIIKRLRKEFNKMV; encoded by the coding sequence ATGAGGGAACAAATGAATTTAAAGATGAAATTTAGGCTAGCATGGCAACTGCAATATTATCGTATTTTATTTTTATTCGGGCTGAAAAGTGAAGAAATTTATTATATTGGCGGTAGCGAGGCGCTCCCCCCTCCATTAACAAGAGACGAGGAAGAGTATTTGCTTGGAAAGCTTTCTTCTGGAGATGCGGCAGTGAGGTCGATGCTAATTGAGAGAAACTTGCGGTTAGTCGTGTATATCGCCCGTAAATTTGAAAATACGGGAATCAACATTGAGGATCTCGTATCCATCGGTGCTATTGGGCTGATCAAAGCGGTGAACACTTTTGATCCAGAGAAGAAAATCAAACTTGCCACTTATGCATCTCGATGCATTGAAAATGAGATTTTAATGTATTTGCGTCGTAATAGCAAAACGAGAACGGAGGTTTCTTTTGATGAGCCTCTGAATATCGATTGGGATGGTAATGAGTTGTTGCTTTCCGATGTGATGGGCACGGAAAATGATACCATTTACCGTAATATTGAGGAGCAAGTAGATCGTAAATTATTGCATAAGGCACTGGATAAGTTGACGGATCGAGAGCGTTTGATTATGGAACTGCGCTTCGGCTTACAAGACGGAGAAGAGAAGACACAGAAGGATGTTGCTGACCTGCTGGGTATATCGCAATCGTATATTTCGCGTCTGGAAAAACGAATTATAAAGCGCTTACGAAAAGAATTCAATAAAATGGTATAA
- the sigG gene encoding RNA polymerase sporulation sigma factor SigG, whose protein sequence is MTRNKVEICGVDTAKLPVLTNAEMRELFTSLQQNNERSAREKLVNGNLRLVLSVIQRFNNRGEFVDDLFQVGCIGLMKAIDNFDLSQNVKFSTYAVPMIIGEIRRYLRDNNPIRVSRSLRDIAYKALQVRDSLTNLNSREPTIFEISEVLNVPKEDVVFALDAIQDPVSLFEPIYHDGGDPIYVMDQISDDRNKDVSWIEEIALREAMHRLGQREKMILSMRFYEGKTQMEVADEIGISQAQVSRLEKSAIQQMQKHVKS, encoded by the coding sequence ATGACCCGAAACAAAGTGGAAATTTGCGGTGTGGATACCGCCAAACTGCCGGTATTAACCAATGCAGAGATGCGCGAGCTGTTCACATCACTTCAGCAAAATAATGAACGATCAGCCAGAGAAAAATTGGTCAACGGCAATCTCCGGCTCGTCCTGAGTGTGATTCAGCGTTTTAACAATCGGGGGGAGTTTGTGGACGATTTGTTCCAGGTAGGATGCATCGGCCTGATGAAGGCGATTGATAATTTTGACCTTTCGCAAAACGTAAAGTTCTCCACTTATGCGGTGCCGATGATCATCGGAGAGATCCGCCGTTATTTGCGGGATAACAATCCGATCCGTGTGTCCCGTTCGTTGCGGGATATTGCATATAAGGCGCTTCAGGTGCGGGACAGTCTGACAAATCTGAACTCGCGGGAACCAACGATTTTTGAAATATCAGAGGTGCTGAACGTGCCTAAAGAAGATGTTGTGTTCGCATTGGATGCGATTCAGGATCCAGTTTCGCTGTTCGAGCCGATATATCACGACGGGGGCGACCCAATCTATGTGATGGATCAGATCAGTGATGACAGAAATAAAGACGTCTCATGGATTGAGGAAATCGCTCTCCGGGAAGCGATGCATCGCCTGGGCCAGCGTGAAAAGATGATATTGTCTATGCGTTTTTATGAAGGAAAGACGCAAATGGAGGTTGCCGACGAAATCGGTATCTCTCAAGCCCAGGTTTCGAGATTAGAGAAGTCGGCTATACAGCAAATGCAAAAACATGTAAAGTCCTAA
- a CDS encoding YlmC/YmxH family sporulation protein has protein sequence MRVNAPETSVRAMKISEFQTKDVINIVDGRRLGQISDLEIDVRQGKIEAIVVPGSSRFMGWFGGGSELVIPWRNIVKIGSDVVLVRLEGLHEPPDEREQKSYIERQERNDRRGF, from the coding sequence ATGCGTGTGAATGCACCGGAAACGTCAGTAAGAGCCATGAAAATTTCCGAGTTTCAAACCAAGGATGTCATTAACATTGTAGATGGACGACGTCTAGGACAAATCAGTGATCTGGAGATTGACGTACGACAAGGGAAAATTGAAGCTATCGTGGTTCCGGGCAGCAGCCGATTCATGGGTTGGTTTGGAGGGGGAAGCGAATTGGTTATTCCGTGGCGCAACATTGTGAAAATTGGTTCGGATGTTGTGCTTGTTCGACTGGAGGGATTGCATGAGCCACCGGATGAGAGAGAGCAAAAGTCTTATATCGAACGTCAGGAACGGAATGACCGACGGGGCTTTTGA
- the pgeF gene encoding peptidoglycan editing factor PgeF: MEPFIVNTEARGTTPMQDGGRPVPELLYIQSWERQVQGLTVGFTGRHGGVSEAPYDSLNCAFHVGDDPEKVIRNRQLIAEQLGFAAEAWTCGEQVHGNHVAVVHAADRGRGFMNRASAFQDTDGLVTNIPGILLTSFYADCVPLYFCDPVHRVIGLAHAGWKGTVAEIALKMVQTMQTEYGSQPSDILAAIGPSIGPESYEVDEHVMNQIRVLEHDCPGNDKWEGSVYFPLTGGKTLLDLKQCNRHIMMKAGILPSHIECTTLCTSSRSDLFFSYRKEGGVTGRMASWIGLEER; this comes from the coding sequence ATGGAACCGTTTATAGTGAATACCGAGGCTAGAGGGACTACGCCCATGCAAGATGGCGGACGTCCCGTGCCAGAGTTGTTATATATCCAATCTTGGGAGCGGCAGGTTCAGGGATTAACAGTGGGGTTTACAGGGCGTCATGGCGGTGTCAGCGAAGCGCCATACGATAGTTTGAACTGTGCGTTTCATGTAGGGGATGACCCGGAGAAAGTCATTCGCAACCGCCAATTAATTGCTGAGCAGCTTGGTTTTGCGGCTGAAGCGTGGACTTGCGGCGAACAGGTCCACGGTAATCATGTTGCTGTTGTCCACGCTGCTGATCGTGGGCGAGGCTTTATGAATCGTGCATCAGCTTTTCAGGACACAGATGGACTTGTGACGAATATACCAGGCATTTTGCTGACGTCCTTTTATGCGGACTGTGTACCCTTATATTTTTGTGATCCCGTGCATCGTGTGATTGGATTGGCGCATGCAGGCTGGAAGGGAACAGTTGCGGAGATTGCGTTGAAAATGGTACAGACCATGCAAACTGAATATGGATCTCAGCCGTCCGATATACTAGCAGCTATTGGTCCTTCTATTGGTCCTGAATCCTATGAGGTAGATGAGCATGTGATGAACCAAATTCGGGTTTTAGAGCATGATTGCCCGGGTAATGATAAATGGGAAGGTTCTGTTTATTTCCCCTTAACCGGTGGAAAAACACTACTCGACTTGAAACAATGCAATCGACACATTATGATGAAAGCAGGAATATTGCCGAGCCATATCGAATGTACTACCTTGTGCACGAGTAGCCGCAGCGATTTATTTTTTTCATATCGCAAGGAAGGCGGCGTTACAGGAAGAATGGCGAGTTGGATTGGTCTGGAAGAGAGGTGA
- a CDS encoding YggS family pyridoxal phosphate-dependent enzyme produces MSLEERIKEVNARIEAACARSGRSRDEVNVIAVTKYVSAAAMASVLDNDLEHVGENRWQDAADKWSKLGDRGTWHFIGHLQTNKVKDVIGKFKFIHSLDRLSLAQELDKKAAALGLRVKAFVQVNISGEISKYGLSSEAVAPFLEQIRELEHVDVIGLMTMAPHEENPEHTRPVFRGLRELRDRLNGQALTREPIVHLSMGMSNDFEVAVEEGATWLRLGSVLVGREEDFQWA; encoded by the coding sequence GTGTCTTTGGAGGAACGAATTAAAGAAGTTAACGCCCGTATCGAAGCGGCATGTGCCCGTAGCGGACGTTCGCGTGATGAAGTAAATGTGATCGCTGTCACGAAATATGTTTCGGCGGCGGCAATGGCATCCGTATTGGATAACGACTTGGAGCATGTGGGCGAAAATCGCTGGCAGGATGCTGCGGATAAATGGAGCAAGTTGGGTGATCGGGGAACGTGGCATTTTATTGGTCATCTCCAAACGAATAAGGTTAAAGATGTAATTGGAAAATTTAAATTTATACATTCGCTTGATCGCTTATCGCTTGCTCAGGAATTGGACAAGAAGGCAGCCGCTTTGGGACTGCGAGTCAAAGCTTTTGTGCAAGTCAATATTTCTGGGGAAATTTCAAAATACGGCTTATCCTCCGAGGCAGTTGCCCCTTTCCTAGAGCAAATTCGCGAGTTGGAACATGTGGATGTAATCGGCCTGATGACCATGGCTCCTCATGAGGAAAACCCAGAACATACTCGACCTGTGTTTCGGGGATTACGTGAACTGCGTGATCGGTTAAATGGACAAGCTTTGACTAGAGAACCTATCGTTCACTTGTCTATGGGGATGTCCAATGATTTTGAAGTGGCGGTTGAAGAAGGAGCGACCTGGTTGCGGCTTGGTTCCGTACTGGTCGGACGAGAGGAGGATTTTCAGTGGGCGTAA
- a CDS encoding cell division protein SepF, which yields MGVMNKFMNFLGLQEEEEVIEREVMNTPEDQEIETPSFDKRKNQKGTNVVSIHSQKNVKVVLYEPRSYDEAQEIADHIRSHRTVVVNLQRIRKDQALRIIDFLSGTVYALSGGISKVGNNIFLCTPDTVEIQGSITEILADTEQELNRMR from the coding sequence GTGGGCGTAATGAATAAGTTCATGAACTTTCTGGGCCTTCAGGAAGAAGAGGAAGTTATAGAGCGAGAGGTTATGAATACGCCGGAAGATCAAGAAATTGAAACCCCAAGCTTTGATAAACGTAAGAACCAGAAGGGCACGAATGTTGTCAGCATCCATTCACAAAAAAATGTGAAAGTTGTTCTGTATGAGCCGCGTTCTTACGATGAAGCACAGGAAATCGCCGACCATATCCGTTCCCACCGCACCGTCGTGGTTAACCTGCAACGAATTCGCAAGGATCAGGCGCTACGCATCATTGATTTTTTGAGTGGCACCGTGTACGCACTGAGTGGTGGCATTTCGAAGGTCGGTAACAATATTTTTCTGTGCACACCGGATACGGTTGAAATTCAAGGCTCCATTACGGAGATACTGGCTGACACTGAACAAGAACTTAACAGAATGAGGTGA
- a CDS encoding YggT family protein, whose product MIEVIYWLFQIYSYMIIAYVLLSWLPNARESVIGDLLARFVEPYLSPFRRFIPPIFGMIDISPIVALIALRFASYGLISLIGNFV is encoded by the coding sequence TTGATCGAGGTAATTTACTGGCTATTTCAGATTTATTCGTACATGATCATTGCATATGTCCTGCTGTCATGGCTTCCTAATGCCAGAGAGAGTGTGATCGGTGATTTACTTGCCAGGTTTGTGGAGCCATATTTGTCTCCTTTCCGCAGGTTTATACCGCCAATCTTCGGGATGATTGATATTTCACCTATCGTAGCGCTGATTGCTCTGCGTTTTGCATCGTACGGTTTGATTTCTTTAATCGGCAATTTCGTCTAG
- a CDS encoding RNA-binding protein produces MRTEIYEHFHPDERDYVDRASEWISHAGAYHEQKLTDFLDPRQQYILETLASKEDKVTIRVDGGYMASERKRALIAPDYSYLDDEEMGIQVLSITSDDHKINTLEHGDYLGAILGLGIKRGKIGDIHVLDDGCHVLVASEIGDFMTMHLQQVHRVHVWTELLPVASLRTKEVALEAMDLTVASLRLDGIASDVYKLSRSKILTPIRAGRCRVNWKVEENPSTSLKVGDVISMQGFGRFKVLETDGMTKKGRFRVKIGKFV; encoded by the coding sequence ATGCGGACTGAGATTTATGAGCATTTTCACCCGGATGAACGGGATTATGTGGATCGTGCTTCCGAATGGATCAGTCATGCGGGAGCTTATCATGAGCAGAAGCTGACTGATTTTTTGGATCCACGGCAACAGTACATATTGGAGACACTTGCTTCGAAGGAAGACAAGGTCACGATTAGGGTAGATGGCGGATACATGGCTTCGGAACGAAAGCGGGCGCTGATTGCGCCCGATTATTCGTATTTGGACGATGAGGAAATGGGAATTCAGGTCCTTTCCATCACTTCTGATGATCATAAAATCAATACCCTTGAGCACGGTGATTATCTAGGTGCCATTTTGGGGCTTGGAATCAAGCGTGGCAAAATCGGCGACATTCACGTGCTGGATGATGGGTGTCATGTATTGGTGGCGTCAGAGATTGGAGATTTTATGACTATGCATTTGCAGCAGGTACATCGTGTTCATGTATGGACAGAACTGTTGCCAGTAGCAAGTCTCCGAACGAAGGAAGTTGCATTAGAGGCGATGGATCTGACGGTGGCTTCTTTGCGTCTGGACGGGATTGCTAGTGACGTCTACAAATTGAGCCGCAGTAAAATATTAACACCGATTCGAGCGGGACGATGTCGGGTAAACTGGAAGGTGGAGGAGAATCCATCGACTTCACTTAAAGTTGGGGACGTTATTTCCATGCAGGGATTTGGGCGTTTTAAAGTGCTTGAAACAGACGGGATGACAAAAAAAGGTAGATTCCGTGTCAAAATTGGTAAGTTTGTATAG
- a CDS encoding DivIVA domain-containing protein, with amino-acid sequence MPLTPLDIHNKEFARRLRGYDEDQVNEFLDQVIKDYEGVIRENKELSTQLLNVQEKLDHFATIEDTLSKTIIVAQEAADEVRNNAKKESQLIVKEAEKNADRIVNEALSKSRKIALEVEELKKQASIYRARFRTLVEAQLDLLSQDGWEALENREREVLEREREMKEIY; translated from the coding sequence ATGCCATTAACGCCATTGGATATACATAATAAGGAATTTGCCCGCCGGCTTCGCGGTTATGACGAGGATCAGGTTAATGAATTTTTGGATCAGGTGATCAAGGACTACGAGGGCGTTATCCGTGAAAATAAAGAATTGAGCACCCAGTTGTTGAACGTACAGGAGAAGCTCGATCATTTCGCGACGATTGAGGATACACTGAGCAAGACAATTATTGTCGCGCAGGAAGCAGCTGATGAAGTTCGCAACAACGCCAAGAAAGAATCTCAACTGATCGTGAAGGAAGCGGAAAAAAATGCGGATCGTATTGTGAACGAAGCATTGTCCAAATCCCGTAAAATCGCGTTGGAGGTTGAAGAGCTGAAGAAACAGGCTTCAATTTACCGAGCACGGTTTCGTACATTGGTGGAAGCGCAGCTCGACTTGTTAAGCCAAGATGGCTGGGAAGCACTTGAAAACCGTGAACGCGAAGTGCTGGAGCGCGAGCGTGAAATGAAAGAAATTTACTAA